The window TCAAAGTGTTATGTAAAATCGGATTTCCAGGGGCAGTCCAAAATGGCGCGTTTACCATTATTGCGATGGTTCTTGGACGTTTAGTGGCGGCCTATGGGCCGGTTTCGATTGCTGTTCAAAAAGTAGGATCTCAAATTGAATCCATCTCTTGGATGACAGCGGGTGGATTTTCAACGGCTTTAGGAACGTTTGTTGGACAAAATTATGGAGCGAAACAATATCATCGAATTCAAAAAGGATATCGCACGACGCTTGGTTTAGCGATTAGTCTAGGTGTCATCACTACCCTTTTATTAGTATTTGCAGGACAACCTATCTTCAAGTTCTTTTTAAATGAAAACGAAGCGATTCATCAAGGAACGGATTATTTAAAAATTCTAGGCTATTCTCAGCTATTTATGTGCATTGAAATTACGACACAAGGATTATTTAATGGACTTGGGCGAACTTATATTCCATCCATTGTTGGAATTATTTTAACCGGGGCACGCATTCCATTAGCGTATTTGATTGCAACACCACAGCTTTTAGGAATTAATGGTGTTTGGTGGGCAATTACTTTAAGTAGTGTGGCTAAAGGAATTGTTTTAGTAGCAATTTACTTTTATTTACAAAAAAGAGATCAGTTATATGAGCATGAAGAATGGAATGAAACAAGCGCAGATGTTTCAAATGCTTCATAATTAACTTATAAGTGGCTCACTTGAATTTTTAAGTGATTTTCAATCATAAATGAAAAAGATTCCTTTTTACAATTAGAGGAATCTTTTTTTTCGTTTCTTCAAAACTAAAAGATAGAAGTGAATCGAGTGATTTTAGCAAGCACCGGTTTTCATATACATTTAGTGTCTAATTTGATAAAATATAGATAAGATGATGTAGAAAGGGGATATGACATGAAGATATTAGTCACGGAATTGTTTTTAAGTCACATCCCTCAAGGGAAAGAATCCTTTGTCCTACAAAAAATGAGTCAGTTTGTTCAGGAATATGAAGCGTCAAAATATAATATGTCGGCCATGCGAGCGGGTGTGTCGGTTCGAGAAATCAAGCATAATCGAAATGGTCTTCGTATTTTTAAGCTTCGTATTAATAAAGGCGATCGAATTCTTTTTACCTTTGATACGGATCGTGTGCGTTCAGAATATCGTCAAGCGATTTTATTTTTAGACTATTGTCATCACGATGATCAATCGATGCAAGGTCGAATGATCGGCGTTACGAATCAACAGATAGAAGAATATTTGACAACGGAAGAGTCCATTGATGATTATGTCGATCAACAATATATCAATTTTGATTATGATCCAAATGAAGTCATCACACGCGTCATCAACGTTGAAACAATGGGACAGCTTTTAGATGAGCGAGATGATAAAGCCATCTACTATTTAAATGATGAACAGTTTCGATGCTTAGCTCCAACGGATGCACCCATGTTTATTTTTGGAAGTGCTGGAAGCGGGAAAACGACCATTAATATTCATAAGGCTTTTCTTTTAGCAACTCAGCCAATTAAAATTGCTTATTTTACGTATTCTTCTTATTTAGTCGAGGACGCTAAAAAGCTATTTCAAAAAATTATTCAAGAATCCCCTGAATACAAGGGAGAAGAGATTGGTAGACGTGTTCAATTTTATCATCTCAATGATTATTTATCACAAGAAGTCTCAAGCTATCAAACGGTTAGCTTTGAAGTGTTTCGAACGTGGATCATTGAACGACAACCGTTATTATTAAAACAACTTGGACTTGGAATTTATGATATTTTTAAAGAAATTCGAGGGATTATCAAAGGGATGATTCCAAAAGAGTGGATTGATTATCGCATTGATTTGTCAAATCATTCAGTTCCATCAGATGTCGTTGATATTATTGTTAAAAAGGGACTAGCAACTCGTGAAGACAATATCTTAGTTTTACACGCAGAAAAGCTATATGAGGCGAAAAGTCGATTTTTAGATCAGTATGAATTGCGAGCTGTTTTATTGATGCATCAATGGTTAGATGATTATCTCATCAATCATCCGATCCTTCCAAAAGAGATTTATTTAAAGTTAGACGAGCAGTATTGTCTATATACCGTTGCGGAGCGTGAATTGTTATACGAACTCACCCTTCGTTATCAAAGCTTTTTGCTAGAAGAAGGAAAAGTTGACGAAAATGATTTGGCACGTCTTTTTTTAAGAAAGTTAATGAATCAAGAGATTTCTTTATTTGATTTTGTCATTGCCGATGAAATTCAAGACTTAACAGAAATTCAAATTTACTGTTTAATTCGATTAGCGCGTCATCGAAATCATTTGCTATTTACAGGCGATATTAATCAAACCATTCGCCCGACTTATTTTCATACCGGAAGAATTGAAAGTATTTTAAAAACGTCTAATACACATCTTGATTTTATTAAACATCAGCTTGTTAAAAATTACCGAAGTACGAAAGAAGTCGTTGACTTAGCCAATCAAGTCGTGGATCTTCGCATTGAACGACTTGGTTTGAATAAGAAAAATGATTATCATGAGGTTCCGATTCGTGGGGAGCAATCGCCGATTTTTTATTTTGATCCGAAATCGTTTCAGGAGCTTGTTAAATTTATTGAAACCGGCTTAAATCGTCATTATGTGGCGATTGTTGTGCCTGATGAAGAAGAAAAGAAAAATTTTGAGCGATTAACCCCGTTAAAAGGGGCTGTCTTTACAGTTGAAGAAATTAAAGGCATTGAAAAAGATTATATCATTTGTTATAACGTCATGAGTAAGTATCACTTGATTTGGGAAACCATTTTAAATGAAGAGGTCATGTTTCAAAATCAGTATCGTTATTATTTTAACTTACTTTATGTGGCTTTAACACGAGCTCGTCATCATTTGTGTTTTGTTGAAGAGAAGATGCCACTGTCATTATATGATCGATTAGAAAGTGAATTTCTATATTTTGACA of the Turicibacter sp. TJ11 genome contains:
- a CDS encoding UvrD-helicase domain-containing protein, translating into MKILVTELFLSHIPQGKESFVLQKMSQFVQEYEASKYNMSAMRAGVSVREIKHNRNGLRIFKLRINKGDRILFTFDTDRVRSEYRQAILFLDYCHHDDQSMQGRMIGVTNQQIEEYLTTEESIDDYVDQQYINFDYDPNEVITRVINVETMGQLLDERDDKAIYYLNDEQFRCLAPTDAPMFIFGSAGSGKTTINIHKAFLLATQPIKIAYFTYSSYLVEDAKKLFQKIIQESPEYKGEEIGRRVQFYHLNDYLSQEVSSYQTVSFEVFRTWIIERQPLLLKQLGLGIYDIFKEIRGIIKGMIPKEWIDYRIDLSNHSVPSDVVDIIVKKGLATREDNILVLHAEKLYEAKSRFLDQYELRAVLLMHQWLDDYLINHPILPKEIYLKLDEQYCLYTVAERELLYELTLRYQSFLLEEGKVDENDLARLFLRKLMNQEISLFDFVIADEIQDLTEIQIYCLIRLARHRNHLLFTGDINQTIRPTYFHTGRIESILKTSNTHLDFIKHQLVKNYRSTKEVVDLANQVVDLRIERLGLNKKNDYHEVPIRGEQSPIFYFDPKSFQELVKFIETGLNRHYVAIVVPDEEEKKNFERLTPLKGAVFTVEEIKGIEKDYIICYNVMSKYHLIWETILNEEVMFQNQYRYYFNLLYVALTRARHHLCFVEEKMPLSLYDRLESEFLYFDTFDEAELKLSQLSTDNQFYKEAQLYERRELYEQAIREYELSQLEEATHDIARCQALIKNKSGLHVEAGHELMRLKEYEKAAQCYRQGNDHLNYLKALVFQGLPYSQIQAEFEREGKDVLSFVYQQDKRITWLRRFNKLYSIHLMKQTQVIDQMIKNINELKG